A region of Syngnathoides biaculeatus isolate LvHL_M chromosome 20, ASM1980259v1, whole genome shotgun sequence DNA encodes the following proteins:
- the ppp6r2a gene encoding serine/threonine-protein phosphatase 6 regulatory subunit 2a isoform X1 encodes MFWKFDLHTTSHIDQLLDREDVTLRELMEEDDVLQECKAQNRRLLLFLSQDHCMQELVGLITTEPPADLEERSRFKLPNVACELLTSDVSLINDKLGGEESLLEMLYHFLEQDPPLNPLLASFFSKTIGNLIARKTEEVITFLKKKEGFIGLVLKHIDASAMMDLLLRLISCVEPAPLRQEVLHWLNEEKLVQRLIELIHTGKDEERQSNASQTLCDIIRLSRDQANQMQENTEADPLLAALESQETVAGLLKNMFEGERNEASIVNGTQVLLTLLETRRSGLEGLMDLYSQGYERSYTVNSSILNAIEPHLKNFQQLLLDPPKKGAILTTVGVLDQPLGNARLHVARLVAALLQTTSPGICQELCDLGTMDLLLDLFFKYSWNNFLHFQVELCVAAILNHPSSEERPNPGLQNHDGQHATPTVETHAESTVSGGTNDPQASLHSTLVAHLFQKCRLVQKILEAWEDNDKIQAEGGTRRGNMGHLTRISNMVVQNLEKGPVQAQIADLITELPEDCRGRWESFVDETLRETNRRNTVELVSTHNMHSSSEDDDMESPFPNDLSLQQAFSDYQIQQMTANFVDQFGFNDEEFSEHDENINATFDRIAEINFNFDSDDNSANAAAFEACCKERIQQFDDGDEEEDIWEEKEINYATQAKSRTRFGVSQTSEGSSRSSLENGGQEQDCGSESDEEEDFDQTASDAGPGWTANFRDSDGITASQAPSGWDALPAGGGNETQETGWANFTAFQPFSSAEMEHRCSSPVDAGGSDADKQAKQNHEKGDPSSALCAGPSGDAPKDPPSASDVNSPGGSDSEEVVPASTVVSKAPALTSEESPVSLEKLSLSDPAEASEQQQQPPEESPVTPQTGRKEETPPPQEVAVNGPV; translated from the exons ATGTTTTGGAAGTTCGACCTGCACACCACGTCCCACATCGACCAGCTGTTGGACCGGGAGGACGTGACGCTGCGCGAGCTGATGGAGGAGGACGACGTGCTGCAGGAGTGCAAGGCCCAGAACCGCCGCCTGCTGCTCTTCCTCTCCCAGGACCACTGCATGCAGGAGTTGGTGGGCCTCATCACCACAGAACCACCCGCAGACCTGGAGGAGAGGAGCCGCTTTAA GCTTCCCAACGTCGCATGCGAGCTCCTGACCTCGGATGTGTCACTTATAAACGATAAGCTGGGCGGAGAAGAGTCTCTCCTGGAGATGCTGTATCACTTCCTGGAGCAGGACCCACCCCTCAACCCGCTGCTCGCCAGCTTCTTCAGCAAAACCATCGGCAATCTGATCGCCAGGAAAACGGAAGAG GTGATCACCTTTCTCAAGAAGAAGGAAGGCTTCATCGGTCTGGTGTTGAAACACATAGATGCGTCCGCTATGATGGACTTGCTACTTCGCCTCATCAGCTGCGTAGAGCCTGCCCCCTTGAGGCAGGAGGTCCTCCAT tGGCTGAACGAGGAGAAGCTGGTTCAAAGACTCATAGAGCTTATCCATACCGGTAAAGATGAGGAG AGACAATCAAACGCATCCCAAACACTTTGTGACATTATTCGCCTTAGCCGAGACCAGGCCAATCAGATGCAGGAGAACACGGAGGCCGACCCACTATTGGCCGCGCTGGAGTC GCAAGAAACGGTAGCGGGACTCCTCAAGAACATGTTTGAGGGCGAAAGGAACGAGGCTTCCATCGTAAACGGAACTCAAGTGCTACTTACCTTACTGGAGACCAGGAGGTCCGG GTTGGAAGGGCTGATGGATCTGTATTCTCAGGGTTACGAAAGGTCTTACACTGTCAACAGCAGTATTTTAAATGCCATTGAGCCCCATTTAAAGAATTTCCAGCAGCTTCTTCTGGATCCCCCAAAG AAAGGTGCAATACTGACCACCGTCGGCGTTCTAGATCAGCCACTGGGGAACGCTCGCCTTCACGTGGCCCGACTGGTGGCTGCCCTCCTGCAGACCACTTCCCCCGGTATCTGCCAGGAGCTCTGCGACCTCGGCACCATGGACCTACTACTG GATCTGTTCTTCAAATACTCGTGGAATAACTTTTTGCACTTCCAAGTGGAGCTCTGCGTGGCGGCCATCCTAAACCATCCCTCCTCAGAAGAGCGACCCAACCCGGGTCTCCAGAACCACGACGGGCAGCACGCGACTCCGACCGTGGAAACTCACGCAGAGTCGACCGTGTCGGGTGGGACCAATGACCCGCAGGCCTCCCTCCACAGTACCCTCGTGGCACAC CTTTTCCAGAAATGTCGATTGGTACAAAAGATCCTCGAAGCCTGGGAAGACAATgataaaataca GGCTGAGGGTGGCACCAGGAGAGGCAACATGGGTCATCTGACTAGAATTTCCAACATGGTGGTCCAGAACCTGGAGAAGGGGCCAGTACAGGCCCAGATCGCTGACCTCATCACAG AGCTGCCAGAGGACTGCAGAGGTCGTTGGGAGAGCTTCGTGGACGAGACCCTGAGAGAAACGAACAGAAGGAACACAGTGGAACTG GTGAGCACGCACAACATGCACTCCTCAAGCGAGGATGACGACATGGAGAGCCCTTTCCCCAACGACCTGTCCCTCCAACAG GCTTTTTCTGACTATCAGATCCAGCAGATGACCGCCAACTTCGTGGATCAGTTCGGGTTCAACGACGAGGAGTTCAGCGAACACGACGAAAACATCAA CGCCACATTTGACAGGATCGCAGAAATAAACTTCAATTTCGATTCCGACGACAACAGC GCCAACGCAGCTGCTTTCGAGGCCTGTTGTAAAGAGAGGATACAACAGTTTGACGACGGCGACGAGGAAGAGGATATTTGGGAGGAGAAGGAGATAAACTATGCAACACAAGCAAAATCCAGAACAAG GTTCGGCGTGTCCCAAACCTCAGAAGGAAGCTCTCGGAGCAGTCTGGAAAATGGTGGGCAGGAGCAAGACTGCGGTTCTGAATCAGACGAGGAGGAAGATTTTGACCAGACCGCTTCTGACGCAG GTCCTGGTTGGACAGCAAATTTCAGGGACTCTGATGGAATCACGGCATCCCAGGCTCCGTCAGGGTGGGACGCGCTTCCCGCTGGCGGTGGAAACGAAACCCAGGAAACGGGCTGGGCCAATTTCACGGCATTCCAGCCTTTCTCGAG CGCAGAGATGGAGCACAGGTGCAGCTCCCCAGTGGACGCTGGAGGCAGCGACGCAGATAAACAAGCCAAACAAAACCACGAGAAGGGGG ACCCCAGCTCCGCTCTCTGCGCGGGGCCTTCGGGGGACGCTCCAAAGGATCCTCCCTCCGCCTCAGACGTCAACTCGCCCGGAGGCTCCGACAGCGAGGAAGTCGTCCCCGCCTCAACTGTCGTCTCAAAAGCGCCGGCCCTCACAAG tGAGGAGAGTCCTGTGTCCCTGGAGAAACTCAGTCTGTCCGATCCCGCCGAGGCCtctgagcagcagcagcagccgcctgAGGAATCGCCTGTAACCCCACAGACCGGCAGGAA AGAGGAGACGCCACCCCCCCAAGAAGTGGCCGTCAACGGTCCGGTGTGA
- the ppp6r2a gene encoding serine/threonine-protein phosphatase 6 regulatory subunit 2a isoform X2 yields the protein MFWKFDLHTTSHIDQLLDREDVTLRELMEEDDVLQECKAQNRRLLLFLSQDHCMQELVGLITTEPPADLEERSRFKLPNVACELLTSDVSLINDKLGGEESLLEMLYHFLEQDPPLNPLLASFFSKTIGNLIARKTEEVITFLKKKEGFIGLVLKHIDASAMMDLLLRLISCVEPAPLRQEVLHWLNEEKLVQRLIELIHTGKDEERQSNASQTLCDIIRLSRDQANQMQENTEADPLLAALESQETVAGLLKNMFEGERNEASIVNGTQVLLTLLETRRSGLEGLMDLYSQGYERSYTVNSSILNAIEPHLKNFQQLLLDPPKKGAILTTVGVLDQPLGNARLHVARLVAALLQTTSPGICQELCDLGTMDLLLDLFFKYSWNNFLHFQVELCVAAILNHPSSEERPNPGLQNHDGQHATPTVETHAESTVSGGTNDPQASLHSTLVAHLFQKCRLVQKILEAWEDNDKIQAEGGTRRGNMGHLTRISNMVVQNLEKGPVQAQIADLITELPEDCRGRWESFVDETLRETNRRNTVELVSTHNMHSSSEDDDMESPFPNDLSLQQIQQMTANFVDQFGFNDEEFSEHDENINATFDRIAEINFNFDSDDNSANAAAFEACCKERIQQFDDGDEEEDIWEEKEINYATQAKSRTRFGVSQTSEGSSRSSLENGGQEQDCGSESDEEEDFDQTASDAGPGWTANFRDSDGITASQAPSGWDALPAGGGNETQETGWANFTAFQPFSSAEMEHRCSSPVDAGGSDADKQAKQNHEKGDPSSALCAGPSGDAPKDPPSASDVNSPGGSDSEEVVPASTVVSKAPALTSEESPVSLEKLSLSDPAEASEQQQQPPEESPVTPQTGRKEETPPPQEVAVNGPV from the exons ATGTTTTGGAAGTTCGACCTGCACACCACGTCCCACATCGACCAGCTGTTGGACCGGGAGGACGTGACGCTGCGCGAGCTGATGGAGGAGGACGACGTGCTGCAGGAGTGCAAGGCCCAGAACCGCCGCCTGCTGCTCTTCCTCTCCCAGGACCACTGCATGCAGGAGTTGGTGGGCCTCATCACCACAGAACCACCCGCAGACCTGGAGGAGAGGAGCCGCTTTAA GCTTCCCAACGTCGCATGCGAGCTCCTGACCTCGGATGTGTCACTTATAAACGATAAGCTGGGCGGAGAAGAGTCTCTCCTGGAGATGCTGTATCACTTCCTGGAGCAGGACCCACCCCTCAACCCGCTGCTCGCCAGCTTCTTCAGCAAAACCATCGGCAATCTGATCGCCAGGAAAACGGAAGAG GTGATCACCTTTCTCAAGAAGAAGGAAGGCTTCATCGGTCTGGTGTTGAAACACATAGATGCGTCCGCTATGATGGACTTGCTACTTCGCCTCATCAGCTGCGTAGAGCCTGCCCCCTTGAGGCAGGAGGTCCTCCAT tGGCTGAACGAGGAGAAGCTGGTTCAAAGACTCATAGAGCTTATCCATACCGGTAAAGATGAGGAG AGACAATCAAACGCATCCCAAACACTTTGTGACATTATTCGCCTTAGCCGAGACCAGGCCAATCAGATGCAGGAGAACACGGAGGCCGACCCACTATTGGCCGCGCTGGAGTC GCAAGAAACGGTAGCGGGACTCCTCAAGAACATGTTTGAGGGCGAAAGGAACGAGGCTTCCATCGTAAACGGAACTCAAGTGCTACTTACCTTACTGGAGACCAGGAGGTCCGG GTTGGAAGGGCTGATGGATCTGTATTCTCAGGGTTACGAAAGGTCTTACACTGTCAACAGCAGTATTTTAAATGCCATTGAGCCCCATTTAAAGAATTTCCAGCAGCTTCTTCTGGATCCCCCAAAG AAAGGTGCAATACTGACCACCGTCGGCGTTCTAGATCAGCCACTGGGGAACGCTCGCCTTCACGTGGCCCGACTGGTGGCTGCCCTCCTGCAGACCACTTCCCCCGGTATCTGCCAGGAGCTCTGCGACCTCGGCACCATGGACCTACTACTG GATCTGTTCTTCAAATACTCGTGGAATAACTTTTTGCACTTCCAAGTGGAGCTCTGCGTGGCGGCCATCCTAAACCATCCCTCCTCAGAAGAGCGACCCAACCCGGGTCTCCAGAACCACGACGGGCAGCACGCGACTCCGACCGTGGAAACTCACGCAGAGTCGACCGTGTCGGGTGGGACCAATGACCCGCAGGCCTCCCTCCACAGTACCCTCGTGGCACAC CTTTTCCAGAAATGTCGATTGGTACAAAAGATCCTCGAAGCCTGGGAAGACAATgataaaataca GGCTGAGGGTGGCACCAGGAGAGGCAACATGGGTCATCTGACTAGAATTTCCAACATGGTGGTCCAGAACCTGGAGAAGGGGCCAGTACAGGCCCAGATCGCTGACCTCATCACAG AGCTGCCAGAGGACTGCAGAGGTCGTTGGGAGAGCTTCGTGGACGAGACCCTGAGAGAAACGAACAGAAGGAACACAGTGGAACTG GTGAGCACGCACAACATGCACTCCTCAAGCGAGGATGACGACATGGAGAGCCCTTTCCCCAACGACCTGTCCCTCCAACAG ATCCAGCAGATGACCGCCAACTTCGTGGATCAGTTCGGGTTCAACGACGAGGAGTTCAGCGAACACGACGAAAACATCAA CGCCACATTTGACAGGATCGCAGAAATAAACTTCAATTTCGATTCCGACGACAACAGC GCCAACGCAGCTGCTTTCGAGGCCTGTTGTAAAGAGAGGATACAACAGTTTGACGACGGCGACGAGGAAGAGGATATTTGGGAGGAGAAGGAGATAAACTATGCAACACAAGCAAAATCCAGAACAAG GTTCGGCGTGTCCCAAACCTCAGAAGGAAGCTCTCGGAGCAGTCTGGAAAATGGTGGGCAGGAGCAAGACTGCGGTTCTGAATCAGACGAGGAGGAAGATTTTGACCAGACCGCTTCTGACGCAG GTCCTGGTTGGACAGCAAATTTCAGGGACTCTGATGGAATCACGGCATCCCAGGCTCCGTCAGGGTGGGACGCGCTTCCCGCTGGCGGTGGAAACGAAACCCAGGAAACGGGCTGGGCCAATTTCACGGCATTCCAGCCTTTCTCGAG CGCAGAGATGGAGCACAGGTGCAGCTCCCCAGTGGACGCTGGAGGCAGCGACGCAGATAAACAAGCCAAACAAAACCACGAGAAGGGGG ACCCCAGCTCCGCTCTCTGCGCGGGGCCTTCGGGGGACGCTCCAAAGGATCCTCCCTCCGCCTCAGACGTCAACTCGCCCGGAGGCTCCGACAGCGAGGAAGTCGTCCCCGCCTCAACTGTCGTCTCAAAAGCGCCGGCCCTCACAAG tGAGGAGAGTCCTGTGTCCCTGGAGAAACTCAGTCTGTCCGATCCCGCCGAGGCCtctgagcagcagcagcagccgcctgAGGAATCGCCTGTAACCCCACAGACCGGCAGGAA AGAGGAGACGCCACCCCCCCAAGAAGTGGCCGTCAACGGTCCGGTGTGA